GCGAGGGTGACTTGGAGGAGGGCGAGGCTATTACGATAGAGGGCATCGGTGGGGTGTGCGTCGGGGGTGTCTCGGACGAGGCCGCTAATGTCGCGGATCAGACATAACTCAGTGTCACGGGTCTCGAGCACGAGCGGGGGCTTGCAGTCCGGATGGGGGACACCGGAGAAACTAAAGGACATCCAGAAGGAGGGGACCGGGTTAGCCCCGAGGCAGTGAAAGAGGCTGTGCGGCGGGATGAGGACGATGCGGCCAGGGAGGAGTTCGGTCATTTGTTCATTAAAGAGCACGAGATGGCCACGTTTGGCATTACTGTAGAGCCGCCAGAAGGGGCTGAAGACACCGGGGAAATTCCAGTGAGTATTCATCTCGAGATAGCCGGTCTCGTGGAGAGTGATGCCGGTGCGGCCGGGCTTGAGGCCGAGTGGGTCAAATTCCACACCGACACCGGAGAAGGGTTGGTCATAGGCACCGAGATTAATACGGGGCATGATCGGATCAGACACAAAACTGAGGATGGGGGATATAGACGGGAAAGGCAAGTGTGGAGTATAAAGGAGAGCATGAGCATGTTCGATACTATCGGAGTGTCAGCCGGAGTCGCTGACCGTAAAGAGAACACTCTCCTCAAGCTGGAGCGTATGAATAAGGCATTACGCCACGAGGAACCCGACCGGGTACCCATCAGTGATTTCTTCTGGGGTGGATTCACCCGGCGTTGGCGCAAAGAGCTCGGGCTCGCGGATGATGCGAATCCCTATTATTATTATGATCTGGACTGGATCGTCACGGTGCCAAATATGGATCCGTGGATCCGGCCCTTTGAAACCATCTCCGAAACGGCCGAGGAGGTCACGGTAAAAACGGGGTTCGGGGCGATCATGCATAAACATCTGGAGCATCCCATGCCCGAGATGCGTGCTTGGGAAACGGACACTTTTGAAAAGCTGCAGGTGGTGAGATTTGACGCTCCGGACGATCCCCGGCGGTTCTTCAGCGCGGGGGATAACCAGATCGCGGGGGTCGGTGACGGTTTCCAGAGGAATACCCCGGCTTGGATTGAAACGGTGAAATCACTGCGGCCAGACTTCCCGGTCTATGGCAGTATCGTCGAGGCCAGCGAATACCTCACACGCCTGATCGGTCAGGCCAACGCATTGATGTGGATGGGCGAGCACGCGGAAGAAATGGGTGAGGTCATTCATCGTATTGGCGCTTATTGCCTCGCGATGGCGAAAGCGGAGATTGCAGCGGGTG
The window above is part of the Verrucomicrobiota bacterium genome. Proteins encoded here:
- a CDS encoding AraC family transcriptional regulator encodes the protein MSDPIMPRINLGAYDQPFSGVGVEFDPLGLKPGRTGITLHETGYLEMNTHWNFPGVFSPFWRLYSNAKRGHLVLFNEQMTELLPGRIVLIPPHSLFHCLGANPVPSFWMSFSFSGVPHPDCKPPLVLETRDTELCLIRDISGLVRDTPDAHPTDALYRNSLALLQVTLARPELVWRPPLPDNLRRVRTYIESHLAEKLPAGALARIAGMSIAGFNRAFRKHLGTSPARHVTEIRVREAARLLLQDTPTIDDIAESIGFPHRAYLSRIFKQVTGHSPAAFRRQHRPE
- a CDS encoding uroporphyrinogen decarboxylase family protein is translated as MSMFDTIGVSAGVADRKENTLLKLERMNKALRHEEPDRVPISDFFWGGFTRRWRKELGLADDANPYYYYDLDWIVTVPNMDPWIRPFETISETAEEVTVKTGFGAIMHKHLEHPMPEMRAWETDTFEKLQVVRFDAPDDPRRFFSAGDNQIAGVGDGFQRNTPAWIETVKSLRPDFPVYGSIVEASEYLTRLIGQANALMWMGEHAEEMGEVIHRIGAYCLAMAKAEIAAGAGLLDGFVIWGDVAYKKCLLFSPVYWRKYFKPWVAQIAAAAHEAGLPVIYHGCGNVHAIFKDYIDIKIDAYNPLEVKAGMDAVALRRQYGHTIGFCGNSDMQVWESGDHEAIRREVLRKLNAAKGGGMIFQSDHSVSSGVSGQTYDYIVKLVREYGSYPLNLGECDEKI